From the genome of Lemur catta isolate mLemCat1 chromosome 18, mLemCat1.pri, whole genome shotgun sequence:
gccaaatccccaaacaggccagttttagctggcatgataaggaagtcccCTTCCCTTTAACTCTTAcaaggaggctgggcacagtggctcatgcctgtaatcctagcactctgggagaccataggcgggaggatcccttgggcccaggagttcaagaccagcccgagcaagagcgagaccccatctctactaaaaatagaaagaaatgatatggacaactaaaaaactatatatagaaaaaattagccaggcatggtgatgcatgcctatagtcccagctactagggaggctgaggcaggagaattgcttgggcccaggagtttgaggttgctgtgagctaggctgatgccatggcactccagcctgggcaacagagtgagactcttgtctcaaaaacaaaaacaaacaaacaaaaaaacccataaaaactCTTACAAGGAAAGCAACCTGAAATAACCTGATGCTCCCTATTTCTACTTTTGTCAGcccttttctgcctataaagccaACTTCCTCTGTTCAACTCATTGGAACACTCATTCTATGTTATAGACTGAGATGTTACCACATTCTAGAATCgctaataaaagccaattatgtctttaaactaaatttgttataatttttttgagacagagtcttgttaaCAAACCTGCAAGAGGGGGTTTTCTCTGTTGCTCGCCACACAGCCAATTACTGAGACCcaaggattgtcaaggaagagaGGATTTATTATGGAGGATGCATCAACCCAGAAGTGGGAGGAAAGGACtgcctcaaatccacctccccaaCCAATGGGGTCAGGGgtttttctggaggtgaaatgaataatgcacgAGGGGAGTGAGCATCACTATATGTTTGGGGTAGATGCAAGGCATGcaagcacagtgagaaatcataCTACATACATtccatgatcaaaaaatggtggaTAAGTCCCTCCCAGGGCAGAGATTTTCGCAGTATAATGAGCTAggggttaatattggtcattcCTTCAGCCTTGTGTGCAGGTGGGATGCAGGAAGTAGGCTGCTCAGCAGGTCCTTGGGCAGAATCTGTGGTGGGGATTTGCTTATCTTGTTTCCTCCAGACAAATAGGCGGTGTGAGTCTTTGTGGTTATCTCGTGGCTACAAGGAGGttctgccatttctgggaaataaaCTCAAAAGGGAATGTACTAGTGCAACAGAAatttacaaagttctggtcagcaaatcttactgacctgggaacttgaaacataagagaactacaaaaaaaaaaaaaaaaaccctaaaaaaatgtattctcaTGTATGGAGCTGGTtacaatctcactctgttgtccaggctagagtgcagaggcatcatcatagctcacagcaacctcaaactcctgggctcaggtgatcctctcacctcagcctcccaaattgctaggattacaggtgtgagccaccgcacccaggctgtaattttgtcttttgacaactGTTTCTATCCTGCCTTTTGAAGTTGCCATTCTAATGTCAAGTGTTTTTTATCACATTGTTaaataatctttaattttttttttttttctcaaggccctgaagtgatcctcctcctgTTCACTGAATCTATTGtcctgactggggtgggggtagagCAGGAAAAGGGGAGGAGTGTTAGCCTTATTAGAGCAGCAATGTAAAGGGAAAGAAACCAATCAtgttagtgttttgttttgttttttttcttagagatagggtctcaatctgttgcccagtctggagtgcagtggtgtcaccatagctcattgcagccttgaacccctaggctcaagtgatcctcctgcctcagcctctcaagtagcttgCATGTTAGTGTTTGATTTCTATAAGTCTGTTTTACAGACAAAGACTTAGCAAAACTGTGGCTTCACAAGAGCCCCTGTGAGAACAAAGCTCTCTTACAAAACGGCCTGGAGGTGGAAGTTCCAAAACTTGAGATAACTAATAAAAATCAGTTAATTAATGATGTTATCTTTCCAGTGACATCAACAACTCACTCTCTCTCTGAATTATTGCATGTTTACATATGATATAGGTTAAGCATGCACAGTATTTCCCATTAGGTGGGGACTTTACTATTATAATTAACTAGAGGATATCATGAGGCAACTAAGGAAACTTAAAACAGTTTAAACCAGTCTTAAGACTTATGACCATTTTCACAAAGGAGCTATTTATGCATACCCCttgtgctttgtatttctttctgctttttttgctTTGATCTGTATCTCTAAGTTTGAAAGAATCCTGCTAAGAGTTCTGCCAAACATTAAAAGCCAGTGGTGGGGAACTTGTATTTTTCCCTCAGTCCCTCATGGCCAATGGCTCTTGCCCTACAACCAAAGCAGAGAGATGGTGTACATGCACCCTTCTTATGCTGCCTGTGAAGGACCCATTCCCTTCCCACTGAGAACAGATATAGTGGTGGGGTTGGGCAGGTGCCACGTTGTTACAGGGATAAAAATTAACCAAACAGCTGCTATAATTTCACAAAAACAATACCAGGAAGCTTGCAGATATATTTGTGCTGGTCtgcttgttctctttctcttactcCAGGGGATGGTTCAATGGTCACAAGACCAATGATAGAAAAACCACAGGATGAGATCAGACGAGGAACAATCAAGCCACAAGGAAGGGATCCATGGAAACAACATGCAATGTAGGACATGAAGACCCTGAGTTAACCAAAGGATTGTGTACCTGTAAAAGAGCCTAAACTCCTCACAACAGGAGGATGGTAGTTCCTTAAGACAAGAGTCTGCCATCCtcttcatttgctggcaaattaataaaccttcctttcctttctcctcaacCCATTTGTTCTCGTTCTTTATTCAGCTTCAGGAACAGGTACCAAGCTTTTGATAACAACATGATGCACATGTTTAAGCAGAACAAAGAAGTACACATTAGACCTGGAGCAGAGAAAGATATTCCTAAACAAGATAATGAGGCGCTTTACCTCCATGTAGGTAAATGTTCCAGGCCAAAGCCATGTTCTTTTGAAACTGCAAGGTCCAAActttatattagggttcactcttggtgttgtaatTGTGtggtttttgacaaatgtataatgacatgtatccaccattgtagtaccatacagagtagtttcactgccctaaaagtccgCTGTGCTCCGCCTATTCATCTCTCCTCCTCCCTAACCTGGGGCAAGCGCTTTTCATTTTAccatagttttgcattttccagtatgtcatatagttggaatcatacagtatgtagtcttttcagattggcttctttaacttagtaGTATGCACTTAAGTTTCccccatgtcttttcatgacttcataactcatttctttgtaggactgaataatatttcattgtctgaatgtatcatagtttatttaaccattcacctactgaagggcatGTTGGATGCTTCCAAGTTTTtatcaattatgaataaagctgctataaacatctgtgtgcaggtttttgtgtggacatacattttcaattCATATGGGTAAATACCAACGAGTACAACTGCTAGATCAGGTGGTAAAAGTATGATTAGTTTTGTAAGagactgccaaactgtcttccagagttactgtaccattttgcattcccaccagcaatgagtgaGAGCTCCTGTTGCTTATATTCTcactagcatttggtgttgtcagtgttttagattttggccattctaatagacATGTAGGGGTGTCTCAttccattgttttaaatttgcaattctctaatgacatatgatattgaacatcttcaTATGTTTACTTGCcatctttatatcttctttggtgaggtgtctgctCAGgtcttttattgattttaaatcaggttgttcatttattgttgagttttaagtgttgtttgtatattttggataacagtcctttataacatatgtcttttgcaaatgttttcttccagtctggGGCTTATCTTCTatcttgatagtgtcttttgcagagcagaagtttttaatttaatttttaaaaatccagcttaTCAATTACCTTTCACAGATCATGCCTTTGGTATTGTCATCACCCTATCCAAGGTCACCTAGATAGTCTCTTGTTGTATTCAAGGAGTTTtctagttttgtgttttacatttaggtaaaACACATTTAGGTAAAACAAGATCCACTTTGATATAATTTTGTGAACAGTGTAAGATCTGTGTCTAGAGtcattatttttttgcatgtggatgtccagttgttccagaacTATTTGTCAAAAAGGCAACTTTGCTTCATTGTATTTCCTTTACTCCTTTGTCACAGACAAGTCGGTTATATTTATGTGCATCTATTtcttggttctctattctgttccatcagtCCAGTTGCCTATTGTTCCACCAATACCACATGGTCTTGATTCGTATAGTTTTATAGTAAGCCTTGAAGTAGAGTAGGGTCAGTCCTCTGACTTCACTCTTCTACTTCAATACTAAGTTGGTTACTCTGGGACTTCTACCTCTCCTTATAAACTTTAGGATCAGTTTgccaatatccacaaaataactttctGGGATTTTGGTCaagattgcattaaatttatagatcTAGTTGTGAAGAAGTAACATGTTGACAATATTGTCTTCCTATCCATAAATATCTAAATCTaactctctccatttatttactttgatttctttcatcagagttttatagttttcctcatatagatcttgtacatattttgttagatttatacctaagcatttcatttttgGGGGTGTTAATGTCATTGTTAAtgggtttttaatttcaaattccacttgtttgTTGCCGATATATAAGCAAGTAACAGACATTTGTacattaaccttgtatcctgtaaacttgctataatcacttattagtttcaggattttttttgtcaattcttttgggttttctacatGGACAACCATATTATctgttaaaaaatacaattttctttctttcttcctgttctgtataccttttatttctttttgtcttattgcattagctaggacttccagtgctgtGTTAAAGAAAAGCAGTGGTGAGAGAGAACATCCTTATCTTGCTCCTGATCTTAGCAGGAAAGCTTCTCGTTTCTCATCAcctatgatgttagctgtaggctttttggtgttttgttttgttttggtagatgttctttatcaagttgaggaagttcacctctatttctagtttgctgagaagCTCTGTCATTTTGAGACAGCACTTCATCAGGCTCACTAGAAGAACTAGACCCAGGAGGATGATCAGGCCTCCCTGGAGGATGGTCCTCAACCAGTAACCCAAGTGCCTGGATTAAGGCAATCGAAACTGAAAAGGTCAAGTGAGActaaggggtgggggtgggggactctGGGTAAACCGCTGATAACTATCCTGCCTCAACATGAATCTTCTCCAGCTCAATTTCTACTTTCTCtgaattatttatacatatatacaaacagGTTTTGGCAATAACACAAAGACCACCCTCTTCTGCCAGCAGATTATCAAGGGCTTTTTGGTTGTCCATCATTACCTTGGCTTTAATGAGAACCTTGGCTTAATTTCACTGAATCATTTTGAGAAGGATGTAAAGCTTatgttttgtgtttcatttatgATCAGAGATTGAGTTTCAGGGAAAGCAGAATGATGtaagttttggttacatggtaGTGGGTGTTTGGCCTTGGGGCATATCTAAATTGTGgcttccaattttattttcctttaacagGGCCTACATGAGGATGGGCAGCTCAGGTCTTAAGGAAAAATACCATGCTTCAGTGGTCAAGCATTCTGTTCCCATCAGAGTCCAACAGCAGGCTAGGAGTTGCCCTTCAAATGGAGTGTATGCGGCAACTATCTTGGGTAATTTACATATCCCAAACCTGAGAGGCCAGTGCATTCTTGTAGCAGTCTCTTGTTGCCACAGGCCCCAATCTGCATTAGTAGTTCCACAGGCCTGTGGGCTTCCTTGGCCTAAATGGCAGACCCGTGCTAATGCATGCTGTAGGCCTCTAGAGTTTGCTTTTGGGAGCCCCATTCAGAGGTAGCTGCCTAGTGGGTAATTTTAACTACAGGAAGCAAAGTAATACCCAGATGTGGTACATGTTATCTCTAATAGCCAAACAGGCTTACCACCTTCTTTCCTGTGGGGAGTAGGGGCTGCCAGGGCTGATTTTTCACTTTATCAGAAATACTGTTCCAATTACTAGCCTTGGTGGCTCCAACCAAAGACTGCACTTGTTGAACAAATCCCTGGATCTCATCAGAGTTGACAGCTCAACCTGCGTGTGCCATATTATCTATGACCTTATGTAGGTCATAGGTCAACTGTTTTTTAGGCCAGCAATGAGGATGTCAATATAGTGGATGACAGGTACTTTTGGAAGTCACTGGGCATGTGGCAGATCAGAGGAATTGAAGTATTGGTATGAATTGTGTCCCACAAAATTTCCATGTTGAAGCCATTAGTACCAATATGACGATATCCAGAGTCATAAAGGCAGGAAAGACAAAGGCTGTGAACATCCACCGTTCCAGACATGGGAAGAATGACCCTTCCCTTGGCTATTCAGAAATCATCAAGAACACTGCCTCAGTTTCAATAGGCCAAATGATCTCTGATGAAAGACATGGGGGAGTGACCCCTGCCTGGCAGATTTATGGTCAGGATCATTACCCCAGAGGTCCTGGAGGGGACAGCATAGGACCAAAgaggattattttcttttcttttttttttttggagacaaagtcttgctctgttgcccaggttagagtgccgtggcatcaagctcacagcaactcaaactcctatgctcaagcaatgcttctgcctcagcctcccaagtagctgggactacaggcatgcaccaccatgcccggctaattttttttgtatatatttttagctgtccagatcatttatttctatttttagtagagacagggtctcactcttgctcaggctggtctcgaactcctggtcttgagcgatccgcccgcctcagcctcccagagtgctacgattacaggcattagccaccatgcccagccaaagaGGATTATTTTTGAGCCTTATGATGtcatggccgggcacggtggctcatgtctgcaattccagcactttgggtggccaaggtaggagaatcacttgaggctaggagtttaagaccagcatgggcaatttggtaagacctcatctctacaaaaaataattagggcatggtggcatgcacctgtggtcccagctactcaggaggctgaggcacgaggatcacttgagcccaggagttcaatggtacagtgagctatgaccatgccactgtactgcagcctgggagacagagcaaaaccctgcctctgaaagaaaaaaaaaattctcgtGAAATTTGCCTTGCTAAGTTTTGGACTTGCTTGGGACACATcatcccttttttccttccaatttctcccttttggaattgGAATGTCTAATCTATGCCTGCCCTACCATTATATTTTTGAAGCACATAACTTGTctggtttcacaggttcacagtTGGAAGggaattttgcctcaggatgaacTGTACCTTGActctcacccatatctgatttagatatTTAGATGAGACCTTCGACTTTAGAGGTTAAAGTTGATACTgaaatgagttaagacttttggggctgTGGGGATGCAATGAATACATTTTGTATGTAAGGACATGAACGGAGGGGTGGCTAGCAGTGGAATGTTATGGAATGAATGTTTATGTTGAAGCCCCAATCCcaaatatgatggtatttggaggtggggtctttgggagataattagggttAGACTAGGTCATAAGGATGGGGCGCTTATGATGGAATTAATGCCCTAAAAAGATGTAGAAGAGGCACCAGTGCTCTTGCTCTCCCCAAAATGTAAGGTCACaggaagaaggtggccatctgcaaaccagagaGCTGTCACCAGCGATCAATCACGTTGGCATCTTGATGTTGGACTTTCAAGTGTACAGAACTGTAAGGAATATCTGtttttttaagccatccagtctatggtattttgttacagcaggtCAAACTGACTAAAACAGTTGCCAACATGCCAAAAAGGGATCAGGCCAAGTTACTTCTAGTAAGCCTTCAAAGATTAATTCCCAAGTGATGCAAACCCTCCACagtaataaaagaggaaaaaaaatctttccaaattaaTTTTGCAAAGCCAGCAAAACATTACCAAATTGAATGTAGTTTGCACTTAACAACAACAATCACTATGAACAGAcagattttacttaaaaaatacaagGACATTTGAAGTATTCGGAAACTCGTCAACAAAatgaattaccaaaaaaaaaaaaaaaaaaaggagataccCCATAAAATtacaatggatttttaaaaacctgatagAACTTAGCAACCATtcctaataaataataattgtaaaacTATGTACTCTGTGCCAAACACTATTTTAAGTACCTTACACACACGATCTTACAAATATAAACTaatgtaatcctcacaaccctatgaggtagcttcattttatagatggaagaACTAAGATACAAGGAAGCTAAgtgatttgcccagggtcacacaccTAATAAAGTGGTGAACCTAAGATTTGAACCTAGGGCACTAGGCACAAAATctctgctcttaaccactgtactACACTGTTTCTTCTAAAATTAGGATTAGAAGGAAATGTCCTCAACACAACAGAGTATTTATCAGGAAACTGGATaggaggcagtaggattgcttaagcccaggagtttgaggttgctgtgagctaggctgacgccacggcactcactctaacctgggcaacagagcaagactctgtctcaaaaaaaaaaaaaaatatatatatatatacatacatatatatatatacacatacgtatatatatatatagcaaggtaactgaatccagattttaaaaagtttttaacatTAAAGCTTATACTAAGAATAACTAATAGAAATTGAGGTATAGTTTTCAAATGAAGCCAGTTTTTTTCCATCCAAGAGCCTGAGGCTTTTTCAGGATGTTAGGGCATTCacttttactgagcacctacacCAGACTGGTGGTAGTAGGCTCATACAATTACGAGTACCACAAGTGCCCACCTTCCAGAGGCTTAGCATGGTAGGGGATAAGCAGACAAGAACCAGAAGGTAAAACTACAGCATTCAGTAGGCAGGGTAGTTCTGCTGAAGACATGATCAGAAATGCCCAACTCAGAGTGGAAGATTGGACCCATGTGTTCATACAGGGTCAGGATCTGAAAGCTCCCAAAGTACTgtagaacacttaaaaaaaaaaaaaaaaagccctaccTGCATATcatctaaaggaaaataaaagcaaataccaaaaatatagctgaaaatatttaaaatacatattcacaAAAGGCAAATTTCCAGTTGTATCCTGAGTTCAGTAATTTTTATAGGCCCTGAAAAACTGCAGGCTCCCAATAATCCTTTCTAACTTTATCTGAGATGTCTCCCCCAGAAtcacctttcttattttcttgagtCTCAagtctcttccctttcttctccactGTCTGGGACATAAACCGTAGCTCATGAAATCTCCCCTCCAGGTTACATATCTGACATTGCCCCTCTAGCTCCCTCCTCTACCTTTGTCACACTGCTGATCCTGTCAGTCTGTTAAGAGGAAGTTtagggccgggcgcagtagctcatgcctgtaatcctagcactctgggaggccgaggcaggaggatcgctcaaggtcagcagttcaagaccagcctgagcaagagcgagaccccgtctctactaaaaatacaaagaaatgatctggacagctaaaaatatatagagaaagaaaaaattagccgggcatggtggcgcatgcctgtagtcccagcttctcaggaggcagaggcaggaggattgcttgagcccaggagtttgaggttgctgtgagttaggctgacgccatggcactctagcccaggcaacagagtgagactctgtctcaaaaaaaaaaaaaaaaaaagaaagaaagaaaaaagaggaagtttGGGAGATAGAGAAGCGTGTGGACACCAGAGGCAAAGGTCCTGCAGACTGAGGCCCAACTGCAAGGGTGGAAGGGAAAAGTTGTTCAAGTTCATGACTGATATGTGACTGTAAAAAGAGGGGAAATCCTCTGATATTTCCTGTTTGTTATGTCTTTGGGGAATGAAAGATGGCCTGATAACTAAGGGTACAGCTCTCATCTGACATTAAGATGGCAGTTGTAGTTAGATATGGCTAGCTGATAAGGAAAACATATCAGTCTGTGACTTTTTATCTTGCCAAAAATCTCATCACTGTGAATTCCAATCATCCAGGGATGCTCCTAGCTGGAATTTTCAATCATCTGTACCACAGCCATTAAAGTCAAGTCTTCTTTGCAGTAAAGTTTGACTGCAAAGTTTATTTAGGAAGTAGGATGCAGTCAGCTTTAGTTCAGAACTAAATAAACGTACACGTACATATGAGTGGGTTATGACTGCCCAACCCAATACACAGGTATTCATTCACATACAAATCCATTAGCTCTTAAAGGCTGAAGTACCAATAGTAAAACTTCGAGGGCAACACacagcggtccccaacttttttggcaccagggaccagttccatgtaagacaatttttccacaaactggAGATGGGGGGTGGGTGTCATGGGTGGGGGTAgtgtggtgcagagctcaggcagtggtgcACGACCCAtttcctaacagaccacagaccaATAACAGGTCATGGTCCAGGGTTTGGAGACCGCAGACATAGAAGATATCAATGAGGCCTTGTATGTGATACACTACGAGGAGAGACCACTTCCATCTTCAGAAGTTTCTAGTCCAGTAAACgtgatgggggcagggagagagaccATGCTCATGTTAAGAATGGTTCAATCTGAGAGTTGagtttcaaaacatatttaagaaCTAGCATACTCAAACTATTATCTATATGTTAAAAGAAATAGATACCACACCTGATCTCAAGAGCCTACAAGTTGGTATGAAATTACACACATATGCATTAAGTTGAGAACAATTTACAAAGCAATTTAACAACAGTTGCACATTGTAGCACCAGCTAATTTAAAGCACTGAGGTCAATTCAACAGAAGTTAATAAGAGGAATGAAGAATCATTTGAAGAAGAAAGCCTTTCAGAGATGAGATGAATCGTGAACATTGTGAGACATGATTACCAAACAGGAAGAAAAGGTTTTctaggtagaaaagaaaaatgatgagagGATATAGATTacaatctaaatttaaaaagtagcaagAAGCAGGAAAGAATAAACTTGTAGAATGACTTCATTTAAGTGATGAAATGGAGGAATTCCAgtagaataaaaaagatataattgCTGTTCTTGAGAAACACAGAATCTGATTATGGAATTCATActaaaaaatttgattttaaaatagtttaaaaaagaaagagagaaggaaacctACAAGTAAATGAAATGTGTAGTCCTTACTTTCCTAGTAGTAGGGTAAGGATCAAACTAAGTTATTCCCACTCTGCCAGCTTAGTGACCCAAAGGAAACCAGGCAGGCAATGGTCCACGTTGATTAGTGTTTCCAAGGGAAGACCACGGTGTGAATATCCTTCTTATAAAGAAAGCTTAACTCAAAGGTCTTCACTCTGTCTCAGAGAACCATGCCTTAAGAAACTGACCGAGCCAGACCtgagggcttctctccagtgtgagttcgCTGGTGGTGATTAAAAGTGGAGCGCTgactaaaggctttcccacactcactacattcataaggtttctctccagtgtgaactctctgGTGCACAATAAGCTGTGAGCTGTCACTAAAGGCTTTTCCACAATCGTTGCATTTATAGGGTTTTTCCCCAGTATGTGTTCTCTGATGTATCATAAGGCTGGAACTATAACTGAAGACCTTTCCACACtcattacattcatagggtttctcaccagtgtgaattctctggtgtATAATGAGGTAGGAGTTTTGATTGAAGGATTTTCCACACTCATTGCAGTTATAGGGCTTTTCACCTGTGTGAAGTCTCTGGTGCCGAATAAGACATTTACTCATACTAAATGCCTTACCACACTCACTACATTTAaatggtttttctccagtatgactTCGCTCATGGTCAGCAAGTTGAGAGATCTGattgaaggctttcccacattcgcTACATTTGTATGGCTTTTCCCCAGTATGGAGGCTCTGATGTCGAGTAAGACATTTGCTCCGACTGAAGGCCTTGCCACATGCATTACACTCATAaggcttctccccagtgtggattctctgatggTCTATGAGATTTCTATTAGAACAGAAAGCTCTCCCACACTCATTACACCTGTAAGGTTTCTTACCACTGTGAAGGACCTGATGTCGCACAAGACTTTTATTCCGACTAAAGGTCGCCCCACACTCCTtgcattcataaggtttctccccAGTATGAGTTCTCTGGTGGTCAAAGAGTTTGGAACTCTGATTAaaagcttttccacattcattgcatttataaggtttctctccactGTGAAGTCTTTGGTGTTGAATGAGATGGGAGCTATGACGATAGGTCTTTCCACACTCGCtgcattcatagggtttttcCCCCGTGTGTGTTCTGAGATGAACAATGAGCTGAGAGGTTTGC
Proteins encoded in this window:
- the ZNF852 gene encoding zinc finger protein 852, with protein sequence MMLENNRSTASLAGRNMMESSELMPKQEISNGSESSDRIPGGLFGLVPGGTEAGDVHEDTFEELEMPPSDEEGSRLESVFLEITGKDKKKSTKDRCEEHKKVGEHRNLSSSPAEHKGTLKGQKSYQCGECGKAFSWSSHLIGHQRIHTGEKPYVCNECGKTFRQTSQLIVHLRTHTGEKPYECSECGKTYRHSSHLIQHQRLHSGEKPYKCNECGKAFNQSSKLFDHQRTHTGEKPYECKECGATFSRNKSLVRHQVLHSGKKPYRCNECGRAFCSNRNLIDHQRIHTGEKPYECNACGKAFSRSKCLTRHQSLHTGEKPYKCSECGKAFNQISQLADHERSHTGEKPFKCSECGKAFSMSKCLIRHQRLHTGEKPYNCNECGKSFNQNSYLIIHQRIHTGEKPYECNECGKVFSYSSSLMIHQRTHTGEKPYKCNDCGKAFSDSSQLIVHQRVHTGEKPYECSECGKAFSQRSTFNHHQRTHTGEKPSGLARSVS